The region TATCTTGgtacatttttgtatttttccttcAGATTTGATGGTAAAATGGTCTATCTTTGAGTTAGCCGATTGTCGGAAATATCGTTTGGAGATAAAACAAGCTTTGACATAAACCTTTTAACCTTCTtaattgagatttttttaatcatcgctGTCAGATGGTAAAATGATCTATCTTCGAGTGAGACCAGTTTACCACCACGTCACACGGCCATCAGAAGGTAAAACGGTCTATCTCGAAAATCGTTGAAGAATGGGGTAAGATAGTAAAATTACTATCTAGAAGATAGACCATTTTACCGTCTTATGATGTGTAGTATGAGAGTATACATGTGCTGTGGTTAAACAAACTATCTACCGGTACACAAAAATCTCATTTATTTCAGAATCGAAACCCCATATAAGCTAAAAATTATTAGTTATTAGTGTTTATTGTGCTTATTCTTTTCCCATTGCTAAAAATGCATTATTTCCGTCTCATAAAAAAAAAGCACAGGTATATGCTATAAAAACACAGTGTTTTAACACATGCATAATACAGCACATGTAACACACATATTTAAAattaggaaataaaaaaatttcttgAGATAAATCCTGTTGTCCTACTCTCATGCAAAAATCCTATTGAATCCTACAGGTTGGCAGTTCTGATATCACATACAGCAGTACAAATACCATAAATTACAATATCtaattgaaaaatgatgaatgaaatatatatcttataGTAAGAATGGGACATGAAATGATGTGTTTGATGGTTTATCTACCTTCCTAGTTAAATAAGGTGGatcatatcaaaatattatgatatttatcaaacattaacaattttaaactttaccattaaaatatttcaatctccTAATTACCACATAGcttctctttcttcttatttttagGTTGGCGACCTTTAGAGTAGCCTGCTGCTCCTCCCTTTCCTCTACTTGTCTGTTCAGATCCACCATAGTAATTATTGGTTATGTGCTGATCTCCAATCACCATATTGCTTGGTAGAGAAGACATATTAATCATACATTTTCCTgcacaaaacacacaaacatTGACTTTGTGAAATAATACACAATTCTTTGAGAATATTGGGAAATAGATGTGTGAAGAGTCTAGATCATAGACCACATACAGGTGGGAGACCTCAAGACAAGTGCCCTTCCTACCCCCTCCCTTACCCCCCTCCAGCATTTGTCAAGCATTGATATCTGCCAAAAATTGATTGATATTCAGGCTTTCAAGCATTCAActcccccccatttttttttttttaaatagcccATACATCCATGTATAGTGAGACCACCACATttcgaccacctcttttgaaaccgaccacctagTGCGCATTAAAActattgcgtattacaaacgatacgcgcgggagagtaggcgcagtgtccatatGAACAGTAAGAATCGATTTCACAAGataaaaagaagggggaaaaggtaaaaatttatcaaaattgttttgattagACCCGAACCCCGCCAAAAAACAGTTGTTCATaccaagaaatccgataggaaaggctttagaacaaatatccgtcgtcaatcgtcgaatcatgtGCCGTAGCTCGCAGTGGAAGTATTGAGACGATCATTTCGCATTTTGAcatcatagaactgatttggaagagtcaaaatattttgacaccGTGACAAGAATCAGCCATAAACTTTGTGTATCGCGGGTGGTCCGTTTCAAAAGTAGGGTgaaatgagcaaatgtaaaatcgtcgTATTCGTTGTATATAAGCGAATTGAATCAGTCGCCGATCGAAACATAAGAATCTAatctgctcaattttctgcacaaacGAGACGAAAACTAGGTAAAACTGATAAATATTTTCGCAAATACGATGCTAAAAAaattaggtggtcgataaggggttGTTCCAACCATACACTTGGACAGGGACACTTGCCACTGGGTGCTGGGAAGGAGGCATTAAAAACACAAAGAAACAACAACAGTTCTGCCATTCAAAATTTATGTCAATGGCAATATGAATGTCTCTActctctatattttttttactctgtgACCTACATATTGAATAGTAGCTTGATATTTACCTGTATTAATCTGCACAGCTCCACTGGAACTTGTCTGAGGGAAAGTAGGTCCTGGTTTGTTACTAGCTAAGGTATCTTCTGGATTGGTTTTATTTGACTGTGTTGTACTTGATTCACTGTCACTATGCTTTGAATTCTTACTCTTTGTATCTGGAGGGAATAACAATACTTCAAATGTAAAAACCCGGACTATGAAAAACTAGTTTGATAGCACACAAATATCTAACAAAATGCTTTCAAACAAAGCATGGGGTAAATTTGACAGAAGCAAAATAAACAGTCAATTCCCTGACTAAAACCATCATTCAATTCTGTCCATATACACACAACACTGGTTAGGTAGAAATCTTTATGTTAAAGAGGAAGTTCACTCttacaaaaaagtttattgtaaaaatagcagaaaaaagaattaaaattattggcaaaagtttgagaaaaatccatcaacgaataaaaaagttattagaattatttgatttgtgacgtcatattgaGCAGCTTTCCCACATATCttatggtaaaaaatcaatatgtcattttctcagaaaaattgaaaatggtgtttaTTGTACCTTGTACCtcaatacacatttttttttacaacagctcctaaaagaaaaataaaaaataagtcatcacaaaccattaaaatatgaaatttatgcattcaaaattaaataacatatggggcagctgctcgtttatgacatctcaaataaaaaaaaattgaaattctcatAACTTTATCAAACTTTAATGGATttccctcaaaccttcaccaatatattctattttatttcttgctaattttacaacaaagtttttgttagggtgaacttcccctttaatgctaTACACAATTGCTGGCAACTCTGCATAAGTCAACCTTCCATTAGTCCAATAATGGCCCAAGTCTTAGCAAATTTTCAGACAAGATTATTGGAAACATATGTTAAATATCTCTTCTAAGTCAAATTTTGCCAAGATTTGACTAATGCAGAGTCAcctgtattttattttacatttctaGAGATATCTTTTGTATAATTAACTTGAACAGAAATGACAATGTATCAATTCATTCATCGATTCAAAAGATTTCCATTGAATTCACAAACATTAGCAAAGATTCTTTGAAATCTTTAGAATATGTGTGATAAATTATGCAGTGATGCAAGATACTATATACAGAGCACAATACTccttataaatcaaataatgaatttatcCTCAAATCATTTGACAAGTAGAGATTGTAATTACAGGATCAAGATTTGCCTTTTTTAATGAACTGAATAGGGTATGTTTCTGGGGTAGGAACTGTTATTGGACAACctacccttttctctcttttgaaaGAATTCCTTTGCTCTATTGTACTGCTCCTCCAATAGGTCTACTTTCAGAGTTGGTTTGACAGGATGGCATGCTTCTTGGAGATTAGCATCCACAAAGAAACCATACAAgatttcatgtaatttttttgATTTTCTATGAAGCATATCAAGATCGTCATTGCTGCACACATGCAGGTAAAGTGTAAAATCATCTTCATCGGTTGTAGCAGGAAGAACGAGTCTATGGAGAGTGATATCACCCATCAAGGAAAACAAAGAAGGTAGGGATGAACTGCTGTCCCAATAGTGTCGTTGCTTACTCCTTTCAAGACTCTTCATGACTTGATCCATTTTTGCTGCAAGTGAAGTCCGGAATGGCACAGTCAGATTCACCTTCAGCTGAATTTCTGTAAAAATGACATATATATGACCATGAGTTTGAACTTGACACAGTTGTCATGTGTCGCCCAAATCTAATGATAGGCCACCCATCAGCATCAGATCGgtcatatctttaaaaaaatatatctactATAAGCACACGTTAATGAGAGGaaatttcttgaaatttgaAACACACATTATTTTAAAATGGGAGGGGGGAGAAGTCCTACCATCTTAGGGgactaaattttgttttagtaTATCCCAAGAACTTTACTTTGTAGGTCCAtagttttttttgtctttgcatataaaataaatttcataccAAATTTCAATCGCTTGCTCATGGGATTTCCTTTTTCAAATGATATACATTTATAACTTTAAAGGATGTGTTCATTTGATATATGGTAGTTTTGGTAATTTTCAAAtgcaaattcatgaaaatttcaaacatGCACAAACTAACAGTttccaaatgaaataataatgaaaaccttccaatataataataaatctTATCTTCAGATATAGCTGATTTTCAGTTGGCCCTGCATAAcatgatgttattttttttcactgtaaGACCTTTTTAAACaagctattttcttttttttaaactagatACAGTCAACATCTCCACAAGGGGGTTCTGTGCAATTAGAGAATtgtcttgtttttatttaattgttattttatCTGTACTAATAAATTATAGTATTATTTGTTTGCttctccgttttttttttattctcatgcCAGTAGCATGATCTTTATCGCctatttcatcttattttaatGTTCACGTAGTTTACCATTTTATTGTTACATTTCGATCACTCTATGTAttcattgtgtattgttaattTGATATAAATGCTTTTGAATTTCATCTATTTCATCTTGcatgtaatttttcttttcaattaatTCTGTAATTGTTCACCATTGCAGTATGATTGTTATAGGTATTTTTATAAGTACTATAGGGCTCTCTCTTTACCTCCCATACCTTGTAAAGAGTGAAAGTTGTATTACATGGAGATCATTCTAATAAAAGTATCTTTCCCTTACCAAATCCCTGATCGCTTGGTTGTGACGAATGGAAGATGATCACTGGGTCTCTCTCTATAGGTGCGAATTGGAATGGGGGCACTGCGGGACTTTCTgtaaagatgaaatttttttattttttaatttataaaaCATATCTGTTACTTTCATTCATAATcagtacatttttttcatttttaaatgccTGACAAATCcctttcattattatcattgctatCAAAGTCAAGTTAGTCAAGAACTGAAATGGAGAATTAATATCTACCTTGGTGTATAGGTCCTCCTCCCATGGGTCCTACTGCATATTCAGAGGCACCATGTGAGCTCTCAGCAGGAACTGGTTTCCCACTTCCATGCCTATGCTTGGCCCTGTTCAACGGACTTGACTCTCTTTCATGTTCCATGTTGGACTGTAAAGATTGATTTGCACTAAGGCCACTTGCTGTATCAGTAGGAACACCAACTAAACCTGTGAAATTCATTGATTGTCCAGATTCCATTGATAAACGGAAGTTACCCTCATTCTGCTGGCCTGATACCTGACTTTTCAAATGTCCAAAGCTTGAAGGCTTAGAAGCATCCTGGAGGGCTGGCTGATCCATAGTGCTAGATGCTTCTGGACCATTATTAGTGGGCACACTTTCTTGAACATCAATGTGATGTTGCATTACTTTTTCAGTGATAGGTAAAGTGGTGGGATGGTCATTCAAGGATAATCCTCTGATACCTTGTCTTAAAGATTCACTGTCTGTCACAGGTTGAGCTTTTGTACTGGTTTTACTCTGAGGTCTGGTTGGGGCTTTATCCTGTTCTGTTATGTTCTGTGGCTGTTTTATTTACATAACAGAAGAAAAAACACCTTAAAATATTAGACAAAATACCAGGATTGTAAAATGTGGAACATGATTAAGATACAAATTTTCGTAATTGTATTTTTCAGAGACAACGGATCATCAAGCTTGGACAAGAAAAATGAAGGGGCACCTCTTGTCTATCAtggaaaattagaaaaaaaaaaaaaaggtgccCCTCCTCTTCCACCATCCAAGCTTTTCAATATTAAGAAGTCACAAGAGGGTAAAATATTTTGCTTAAAATCAGACAGTTTGTAACCAGTTAAGAGGTGTAACATAAAGAGATACaataatattcacaatttgATTCCTGCACATGGGTTTTCAATAGACTTAAAGTTATGCCTGGCTAAAAGGCtatacaattgattgcatattTTATGACACAGGGCTCTAACTAAATAAGGAATTATCATAGAACAATGTGCATATTTTGTTCTTTcacattttatattatgatttatCTTGGTAGTATCATCCAATGTAAAAAAAGTATTGCAGCAAATAACGTTTGGTgttctttaaccctatctaggccagggtattttgggagttcatatggccgggggggggggggcctcccacgcccccccttgagatctttGCCGTCGAccgcacgatcacgccgaaaattggcacgcaggttctctgggatataatctacaaatttgtacagtaatttatttcatgtgaattgttattacgtaattatgcttatttatgcataattagtatgcgaaatcatactttttcctccaATTCCATAAATAAAGCACTaattgttctaatttttggcatagaaactctttgttaGCAAATGTACAtgagaaaaaattgtgatatcagatcaatttctaatgtattttattgtttttagcaatttcttatgtatttctatgtttttggaccctttgtttttcattgttttttcaatgaaattcgttggggactcttctaagataatacacagcataaaatacatacatttaggccagcaaaactaaaaataatcataaatttatgatttttggttgaaaacacaattcacattgactttgtacacgaaatcacgttttttgagcaaattttggtccgacatgcacttacataacctttcataatttcagaaccgcgtacccgaatgacgcaaaattggtctcaaaagttgcgcaagacttgaaagtaaaaaatcagTGAGCAGCAGGGTCAAATATTTGCGCGGCAAAAATATTGCGCgactcgttgagggggggcctccaaggccccctcccccccggcctagatagggttaaatacAATGACAGGGATTCACTTACAAAAGATAATGAacttttatatcatgataaaacaaattttgagaCAAACCTTTCCTAAATAATGTCCTAATGATTCATGGGTTGGACGAGTACCTAGATGTGCAACCTTATCTGTAATATCTAgggaataaaagaaagttttaaTGCAATTGATGAGAATAAGATTAAACGTATTTTCCTAAAATTTAGAGCTGTTCAGGCATAATCTTGATGAAAGTAATAGTAGACACAGGCTGGGTTAGAAATGTTAGGCTGCAATAGGACATTTATGTGATAATGCAGGATCCTTTTTACAGGCATAAACCCCTCCTTGGTCAAAAACTTACATTAGCTGTCTAAATAATAGACTAGAAGAGATCCATTAGGACTGTGTATTCTAGCTATTCAAGAGAGCAAGTAGGCAATTAAATAGCTGATAATAgatcaatatgaaaaataatcaatgttcataaaaatgaaatttactgACTTAACCCTTAATCAAATGGTCATGGGAGGGGGTCAATTTGACACCTCCTAGACGGATCTTGTGCCTATGCTGCCGTACAATTTCGTTACCACATTACCAGTTTGCTAcagaaattttatatttttctgacAAAACATTAAAGGCAGAACAATTACTTATTTAATGTCATGCCATACACAAAGAGAGTACAATGTAGTTTGTTGAACTTGTTTTGGAATTTGTAGTCTCAAGCATCAGACTTATTTGGATTGTTGGTTTTTacaattcagaaaataaaacttatatttacaattgatttaatttgtgtGTATTTCCTTTGAGCCACCATAAACTGATAAAAATGTGGTCATAATTCCTGGATTTTGCAACAAGCTGTGACCTCGCACTTCTCTAGATGCACATCAATACTTGTCCCATGACTAGGGTGAGCTTCTTTAATTATATGATGTCAAAAGAATAGACCTAGGATAAGGGCACTATTGTGGTTTATATTCAACCCTTTTAATTGCTTAAACATCTCATTTCTGTGGGCCCTTCACCAAGCACTACCCTGTCCAAAGTATAATCACAACATGTATTGCattgctgaatatattacaatgTAGGACTAGCACATGCTACACCCTGCATGCAGGGTAAATCAGCGATAAACGAACCTTTAAAATTTGGTCGATCCTTTGGTTCATAGCTCCAAGACCTTTCCATTATACTTATCAGATCTTGAGGAGTGTTTTCAGGAACAGGATCCAGACAGGGAGATTGTTTGGATTCCACTTTCAGTATCTTCATCATATCAAATCCTCTATCTAATATACAAAAGATAACAGTGTTAGGAATATTagcttcattttaaaaatatctgaaactttgaattacattaaaaattctGTGAGTGAATATTGGTGAATCCAAGTACAAAATGTTCAAATGCACTTATGAATTATATCCCCAGCCAGGGATGTACAGTAGACAGGGATGCAAGTGGCAAATTGCTCTTGGCCCTTAAAATTTGTTTGTGAACTAAATTGATGTGCGCAAAGCGCACATGACGAGAGCGAAGTCCTCAAGAATCCATGTATAGTAAACACTTAAAATCGCAATGGCAATCAATGACAATGTTCCGTAACACTTTCCAGACATACGTTGTGGTAACTATTGATCCGAGTCTAAATCCAATACAATACTGctaacaaaatgaatgaattcgTTTGCATGTTCCATCACTATTTCCAGACAATAATGTGGTATTGTATTCTCCAAAGAAATGAATTtgtaccaaaaataaaaaagtcccAGTGCCATAAAACTCTGTATTTTTGCTTTGTTCTCACTCAGTTGACTCAATCGACTCACCACACTCTCGATCTCTCAGCGCTTCAACGTAGACACACTGCCACACGCTGTTTGCATCGGTAtacctaacccagggagctccggtcCGCAAAGCGCGCCGTTTggcgggccggagctccctgggttacggTATACTGTGTGATTCACAATCGCACGCTAGTTTTGCGTGACGGCCATTTTGCGATGTTCTCATGCCAAAATACACTGAACATAATTACGAAATTGTGAAAGTGAATGTCTGATTATCAGATCAGCCTGAAACCCGGAAATATCATCTTGAACCTGGAAATTTGATGGCAGGTGGTGGCGCCTGGCTGTACAAAATGTTTTCCTGGCACTGCCGGGACATAGTGGGAACTTACCCGAAGATGTGACACCATACTCTCAGATACTGAATACACAtattgttttgtacacaaaacatttttgaaagaaaCGCTGCAAACACATAAGTTTTATTCTCTCTAGGAACATACTAATAGCACATTTTTTGAAGATTCTATTAGCTACTTTGAGCATACTTTCTGTAAAGTGAAAATGCATTCTGGGAAGATTAAATTCCTTGGCTGTGAAGGCAGCAAGGCGAAAGCCACTGCATTTCGATGGTTGATGCGACAATACTTTTTTGAGCTGAAGTGTACATCTGTGTGCGCTGCTGCAATGCAAGGAGACCTGTCATTCTGAGTAGTTGGAAACACAAGTCATGGTGGTTGTTTGGTTATCAAGAATCAGAATATTTTACCACATAACTGTGGTTTGAAGTATGTTGACAGTATAACTGATATGAAAGGAATGCCTGTATTTCATTAATTGAACTACTTCTTGAATTAGATGAATTTTGCTTTAGGTCGATTCCTATATTGCACATGTCATAAGTCCAGGCCTGTGGGGTCATGCCTATGCGGGGATTGTCACATTGTAGTGCGGCTAGCGGGAACCTGGGTCCAGACttacaactattgtaactttgccattatggcaacaaCCATgttaacagggctcagcagccaatcagaatcaagatttccatggttgttgccataatggcaaagtgaCCACAGTTtaaactctttatgaaatggtcaTAGTGGGGGATGTACAGAAAATGCATGCCTAGCAGTGCGGGGACTTCAAGCTACTTTAGTGGGGATGTAATTCTGTGTAGCTGAAAACTACTCAGCAAAATGTATATCCCCCGGTAAGTCCCTGCTGGTCCTTGGGAAACCTAGGGCCAGAGATATAATTGATAAGTGCATTATATTAGTTACAAGGACACAACCTGGCACTGGTATCAAAATATAGGAGTACCTTTTAATTCACATTGTAGGAGTTATCAGTAGACATGTTCCAATCTGGAGGAATGCAGATTCCGTAAAAATGTGTTAGTCACTTCAATATACATAACAACAAAATTATCATCAAGCATCATTAatgattttaaatatataataatgtgtGCATTGTTTTTGATCGACAGATTAGTGGGACCTCTGCTGCAAAATTAATACCCAGAGGATAAGGTAGCCAAGGCaatatttaaaagttttgtgaagaaacaaaatgaaattgagcATCACCTagccaagaaaagaaacaaactcaCTGTACACTTTAAGAAGTGGCGATTTGatacatgatttttattttagatacaggtagttcccccttttccattctatttgtttttgtatcttaaattgagacttgtacaatgcagagtaatatgctacaaatgattatacatgtaaattcatcTCAATGTGTATTCCCTATAAAGTAACCTGTATCATCcaatgtttcattttgatttatgtcaccctttttattttttttccatttattttttatttcatctctgttttgtgattttactgcttttgaactgtttcaaatcatttccagttacctgtaaatattgtgattatatgtgattttgaaaaacaataaaacacataattaaaaaaaaaaaggtagcCAAGGCAATTAAAAACCTCTTGAGAATGTGTATGGCACTGCAGAGCCAAaatagtgcccccccccaaaaaaaaaaagaagttttgaaaagccaatttgaatgacGATATCTTTTTTGTTGCTAAATTCCATAATactgtaaagaggaataatcatactttccaataaTACCAAATtcatgatggcacactaagaaatttattaccCCTCAAGCttgttgcagaacttttttccTCCTCAAACTTGAGCTgcagaacttattttgaggtaattatttctacaaaagTTCTACAAAGTGACAAGACAATGATCTTGTTGATTATAGGGAAAATGGAGACAAAAACTACAAAATGCCTTTTCTGATATCTCATGTTCAAGACATTCTACAAAGTGACAAGACAATGATCTTGTTGATTATAGGGAAAATGGAGACAAAAACTACAAAATGCCTTTTCTGATATCTCATGTTCAAGACATTCTACAAAGTGACAAGACAATGATCTTGTTGATTATAGGGAAAATGGAGACAAAAACTACAAAATGCCTTTTCTGATATCTCATGTTCAAGACATTGTTTATCATGAGAACCATGGAAATAAATTGTCTAATTCCCCAAGTAGTCAAAAGATGCTGCTAAATGAGCAGTGATACCTTTACATTCTCTCACTGACGTTTTTATGAAAGGGCAAATATAACAGCATATTTTCACAATAATTGTATTGCATTTATTCATCACTTTCTTTCCAATGTTGCATCAAAGGAACAAATTGCATAAATAGTCAGCTGCAACTCatatgaaattcaaaaattgGGATTTCCTAAAATTTGGACCATTTGTAAATGATGTGTAACTTGATTTAGCACTTGCACTTATCAGCACTATATACTCAATTGAGAACCTACCGGGTAGTTAATTCTAATTTAACTGTTGAAATTTTGTCATTACATGACTGTATCGATAGTGGTACTGAACAGGAAGTAAATCACTCACCAGAGTAAGGGTGAATCCCTGTAAGAAGTTCATACAAAGTCATTCCAAAGCTGAAGGacaatacaaaaacaaagaaaatagatttacagatttttttttccatcaggGGCTTATTTGGATGGGGGCAGTCTACccgtatcccccccccctctcacccAAATATGCACTGTGCCCCCTTTAATGTCCAGAGCCTTATACCTTGAAGTTTCCTATGTCACAAAAATTCTCATAgaaatatatacttttatatACTGCAACAATAATTTGTAAGAAATATATGCAGAAAGACATAAATAAcctaacattttaaagttatcTTTACATAGAATCgcacttatctttttttttgatgATCAGACAATTGCACAAGATGAATACCATAATATTATGCTATGAAAACCCAATGTAAATAGCATGTCTTATTGGTAATGAAATGCAGGGGCTTTCCCTCATGCGTGATCAAGTAGAGCTATAACATGGTCATCTCTTGTCAAAAGCGGGCAAATGATAACGCAGTGACTATCATAAATTACACAAGCGGGCAAGTAAAGAGAAAGCTAGCCGTGTGACAGCAATTTTGACAGCTGAAAAAAAGGTGGTAGCCATAAAATTCTCTTGTTGAATGTCCAGTAGTGGTAGGTCCATGCTATACCAAAATTAGAACAGTAATGGATATCtaatgcatgaaattatttgtcaatccattttttttttcattcttggcATAAAATTTAAACCaatatacagtccgacctctcttctCCGGCCtacccttatccggatctctctattatccggacgcacatttgccgagatttttttatttttattcaatttagtACGTGAGTAAATTGAGATtgcaatctaaactcaatcctatcCGCAAACccactttgattacatatatttttcaatatagTCTACCTAaaacaacattatttttcatgaaaatatctcacccaaatcaccgaAAGAACTTAGACAGGATAATTTTCCAGGAAATTGGGGCGCagtgcaaacatttcatcacgttcTCTTTTTGTTTCCCGGACAACACATGTCTCGCTAGCTAACGCTAagcctcaatacggacagcaCCATCTATCATGTTAAACCCTATCTaggtcggggggggggcctcggaggccccccctcaacgaatcgcgcgatattttcgccgtgcgaaatttttttaccacgtcgctcgctgagtttttactttcaagtcttgcgcaacgtttgagaccaattttgcgtcacccgggtaagtggttccgaaattacgcaactgcatgtcagaccgaaaattgctcaaaaatgtgatttcgtgtacaaagtcaatccaaattgtgttttcaaccaaaattcataaatgtatgattatttttagttttgccagtctaaatgtattcattttatgatttttatgatcacagaagagtccccaacaaatttcattgaaaaaacaatgaaaaacaaaaggtaaaaaaacaaagaaatacataagaatttgcaaaaaaacaatataatacataagaaaatgatttgataacacaatttttttcatgtactcttgctgaggacaccacaaagagtttctacaccaaaaattagtacatttggagctttattcagggagttagaggaaaaagtatgatttcgcatactaattacgcataaattagcattttatcACTTAATAGccattcgcatgaaataaattactatacaatcttgtagattatgtcccagacaacccgcgtgccaattttcggcgcgatcccACGGTCGACGGctgagatcttagggggggggcctcccagcccccccccacccccggccataggaactcaaaaaataccccggcctagatagggttaagcctacagtcagtgtaacaatggctgacattgcgaagctgcgatagccgccgcgatgatctaattgtaaaacttagtttcatcgagtctttcattctct is a window of Lytechinus variegatus isolate NC3 chromosome 2, Lvar_3.0, whole genome shotgun sequence DNA encoding:
- the LOC121408069 gene encoding fatty acyl-CoA synthetase and RNA processing-associated kinase 1-like isoform X1 encodes the protein MMDSSCQLDDDCLARLANNIGEEEAETLGRKLGFKQPEINRYIATNLRSNQVTCAGTRQMLFDWRQKVSQSDQADLLRKCLLAAQLVALAEEFLGENTLLKEMPSDDVQRHSNEALAAGDDQIDGGLSLLPQPEVKLDSIKMEDLKLKHPDRTECDFHDKKAREHDNFHLGGGSFGNVFKAVHNVHGEVAVKLAKPGKEDHVKMYQKEAGKHATALTCRMIVTIKGIVQCEDDACQCGVMGFVLEYMEKGSLWTFRINEWKDDPQLWPLTNRMVYQISSGMHFLHSKNIIHRDLKLENVLVDKDLNVKIADLGLATDLQSSTGDKCWGTDSHKPPEAFRTDIPNSVKIVTPEYDVYSFGMTLYELLTGIHPYSDRGFDMMKILKVESKQSPCLDPVPENTPQDLISIMERSWSYEPKDRPNFKDITDKVAHLGTRPTHESLGHYLGKPQNITEQDKAPTRPQSKTSTKAQPVTDSESLRQGIRGLSLNDHPTTLPITEKVMQHHIDVQESVPTNNGPEASSTMDQPALQDASKPSSFGHLKSQVSGQQNEGNFRLSMESGQSMNFTGLVGVPTDTASGLSANQSLQSNMEHERESSPLNRAKHRHGSGKPVPAESSHGASEYAVGPMGGGPIHQESPAVPPFQFAPIERDPVIIFHSSQPSDQGFEIQLKVNLTVPFRTSLAAKMDQVMKSLERSKQRHYWDSSSSLPSLFSLMGDITLHRLVLPATTDEDDFTLYLHVCSNDDLDMLHRKSKKLHEILYGFFVDANLQEACHPVKPTLKVDLLEEQYNRAKEFFQKREKDTKSKNSKHSDSESSTTQSNKTNPEDTLASNKPGPTFPQTSSSGAVQINTGKCMINMSSLPSNMVIGDQHITNNYYGGSEQTSRGKGGAAGYSKGRQPKNKKKEKLCESKEKVTELLLQDTADLVPVKHVKSIGRYLRLTDVDVGNIEYEHRLERSSEIVYQVLLEWKRQNGSQATKASLASALWKAKCYDAASTIR
- the LOC121408069 gene encoding mitogen-activated protein kinase kinase kinase 7-like isoform X3, whose protein sequence is MPSDDVQRHSNEALAAGDDQIDGGLSLLPQPEVKLDSIKMEDLKLKHPDRTECDFHDKKAREHDNFHLGGGSFGNVFKAVHNVHGEVAVKLAKPGKEDHVKMYQKEAGKHATALTCRMIVTIKGIVQCEDDACQCGVMGFVLEYMEKGSLWTFRINEWKDDPQLWPLTNRMVYQISSGMHFLHSKNIIHRDLKLENVLVDKDLNVKIADLGLATDLQSSTGDKCWGTDSHKPPEAFRTDIPNSVKIVTPEYDVYSFGMTLYELLTGIHPYSDRGFDMMKILKVESKQSPCLDPVPENTPQDLISIMERSWSYEPKDRPNFKDITDKVAHLGTRPTHESLGHYLGKPQNITEQDKAPTRPQSKTSTKAQPVTDSESLRQGIRGLSLNDHPTTLPITEKVMQHHIDVQESVPTNNGPEASSTMDQPALQDASKPSSFGHLKSQVSGQQNEGNFRLSMESGQSMNFTGLVGVPTDTASGLSANQSLQSNMEHERESSPLNRAKHRHGSGKPVPAESSHGASEYAVGPMGGGPIHQESPAVPPFQFAPIERDPVIIFHSSQPSDQGFEIQLKVNLTVPFRTSLAAKMDQVMKSLERSKQRHYWDSSSSLPSLFSLMGDITLHRLVLPATTDEDDFTLYLHVCSNDDLDMLHRKSKKLHEILYGFFVDANLQEACHPVKPTLKVDLLEEQYNRAKEFFQKREKDTKSKNSKHSDSESSTTQSNKTNPEDTLASNKPGPTFPQTSSSGAVQINTGKCMINMSSLPSNMVIGDQHITNNYYGGSEQTSRGKGGAAGYSKGRQPKNKKKEKLCESKEKVTELLLQDTADLVPVKHVKSIGRYLRLTDVDVGNIEYEHRLERSSEIVYQVLLEWKRQNGSQATKASLASALWKAKCYDAASTIR